Below is a window of Pseudarthrobacter equi DNA.
CGGCCTTCGGTGCCGTTGACCGCCACGCGGTAGCCCTCCCAGGGGCTGTGGGCGTTCAGGGAGTAGCTCAGGCGGGGACCGCCCTGGTACTCCACCACCAGTGCCAGGTTGTCCTCGATGGTGATGCCGCCGGTGAAGACGTCCTGGTCACGGCGGTAGCCGTCGTAGTGCTCGTTGTCCAGGAAGAGGGCCTTGAGCCGCTCATCTTCACGCAGGTCGAGGGCGAACGGATCCCGTTCGCCGGCAGGGGTGTCCGCAGCCGGGGTGCCGCGTTCGGGACGGGCGCCGAGTCCCCGTTCAGCCGCGTTGGTGTCACCGTAGAACTTCAGGCCGCCGGACGCGAAGACGCGCTCGGGGACGTCGTCGATCCACCAGTTGACCAGGTCGAAGTGGTGGGAGGCCTTGTGGATGAGCAGGCCGCCCGAGTTCTTCTTTTCCCGGTGCCAGCGGCGGAAGTAGTCGGCGCCGTGGACGGTGTCCAGGACCCAGCTGAAGTCAATGGAGGTGACCTTGCCGATCACGCCGCTCTGGATGATTTCCTTGAGGGCGCTGTTGCGCGGCGAGTAGCGGTAATTGAAGGTGACCACCACGTTGCGCCCGGTCTCCTGCACGGCCTGGGTGATGCGGCGGCAGCCTTCGGCGTCGATGGTGAGCGGCTTTTCGACGACGACGTCGGCGCCGGCGCGCAGCCCCTCGACAATGAAGTCGGCGTGCGTGTAGTCCGGCGTGGTGACCACGACGCGGTCAATGTTGTTGGCCTGGACGAACGCCGTCAGGTCCTTGGGGTCGAACGAGGCGATGGGCCCCGGGGCGCCGAGTTCCTGGATCAGCTTCTGGTAGAACTCCACCCGGCCGGGGTTGACGTCGGAGAAGGCCACGAGTTCCGCGGTGTCGGCGTGCTTGCCGAAGATGGCGCGGATGTACATCTCGGAGCGTCCGCCGGTACCGATCAGGGCGAAGCGGGCCTTGCCGCCGTTTCCGGGGTGGGCTCCGGTGGCCACTGCTGGACTCGATTCGGCTGTGTTGACCATGGGGTCCCTTTCAAAGACTGGTGCCCGGCCTGCTAGGTGATCCGGGGAGGTGGCGCCGGCGCACTGCAGCACCGTTGAGAAAGCGTTTTCTCAGTTCGCTATATGATTTGTATCAACAGCAACCTGCTTCCGTCAACCATTATGGGCACTGGGAGAAAGCGTTTTCTATCCCCGGCGCGTCCATGGGTTCACGGAAAAGCGGGAAAAGCGTGGGAAAACACGG
It encodes the following:
- a CDS encoding Gfo/Idh/MocA family protein, with product MVNTAESSPAVATGAHPGNGGKARFALIGTGGRSEMYIRAIFGKHADTAELVAFSDVNPGRVEFYQKLIQELGAPGPIASFDPKDLTAFVQANNIDRVVVTTPDYTHADFIVEGLRAGADVVVEKPLTIDAEGCRRITQAVQETGRNVVVTFNYRYSPRNSALKEIIQSGVIGKVTSIDFSWVLDTVHGADYFRRWHREKKNSGGLLIHKASHHFDLVNWWIDDVPERVFASGGLKFYGDTNAAERGLGARPERGTPAADTPAGERDPFALDLREDERLKALFLDNEHYDGYRRDQDVFTGGITIEDNLALVVEYQGGPRLSYSLNAHSPWEGYRVAVNGTEGRAELEVVERAAVLHSTDKKTVVDPSATPVEEEDAVRRNGERLVVQRHWEPAYEVPIVNGEGGHGGGDALLLSDLFNGPGEDPLGRPSGYLDGLRSVSVGIAGNRSLESSLPVRIEDLDLGVDLRRAP